A window from Trinickia violacea encodes these proteins:
- a CDS encoding LysR family transcriptional regulator, whose translation MDSLSGLLAFVHAARMRSFVAAGERLGVSASAVGKSVARLEEKIGVRLLNRSTRRISLTEEGTLFFERCQRIVGEIEEAEAEMLRVTGTPSGRLRVSLPAVGYRMLMPVLPEFTQRYPDIELDLDFNDRLIDVIAEGVDAVIRSGELNDSRLKAKPLGPFRFVLAGAPGYFARRGVPLVPRELEQHACLRYKFPTTGQLQPWSLRSRADEPPVALAGGLICNSVEALIAAASGGLGIAYLPDFVVREAIAAGTLTTVLDDHLPDTGRFSVLWPSNRHLLPKLRVFVDYLVEKRVLR comes from the coding sequence ATGGATAGCCTGAGCGGCCTCTTGGCCTTCGTCCACGCCGCCCGGATGCGCAGCTTCGTCGCGGCGGGCGAACGGCTGGGCGTGTCGGCATCGGCGGTCGGCAAGAGCGTCGCGCGGCTCGAGGAAAAAATCGGCGTGCGGCTCTTGAACCGCAGCACGCGGCGCATCAGTCTGACCGAGGAAGGCACGCTGTTTTTCGAGCGGTGTCAGCGCATCGTCGGGGAGATCGAAGAGGCCGAGGCCGAAATGCTGCGCGTCACCGGGACACCTAGCGGACGGTTGCGCGTGAGCCTGCCGGCGGTCGGATACCGGATGCTGATGCCGGTGCTGCCTGAATTCACGCAGCGGTATCCCGACATCGAGCTCGATCTGGATTTCAACGACCGGCTGATCGACGTGATCGCCGAGGGCGTCGACGCGGTGATTCGCAGCGGCGAGCTGAACGACTCGCGTTTGAAGGCGAAGCCGCTTGGGCCGTTTCGCTTCGTTCTTGCCGGCGCGCCTGGGTATTTCGCGCGGCGCGGCGTGCCGCTCGTGCCGCGCGAACTGGAGCAGCACGCGTGCTTGCGCTACAAGTTTCCGACCACCGGGCAGCTTCAACCGTGGAGCCTGCGCTCGCGCGCAGACGAGCCGCCCGTTGCGCTCGCGGGCGGCCTGATCTGCAACAGCGTCGAGGCGTTGATCGCCGCGGCGTCGGGCGGCCTAGGCATTGCTTATCTGCCCGACTTCGTCGTGCGCGAAGCGATCGCGGCCGGAACGCTGACGACTGTGCTTGACGACCATCTGCCTGACACGGGGCGGTTCTCGGTGCTGTGGCCGAGCAACCGGCATTTGCTGCCGAAGCTCAGAGTGTTCGTCGATTATTTGGTTGAGAAGCGGGTGCTGAGGTAG